In the genome of Telluria mixta, the window AACTCAAAGCCTTCCGGCAATTCCATCGGCACGTCCTTGAGGGAGTGCACGGCCAGGTGGGCGCGGCCGTCGGCCATCGCCACTTCCAGCTCTTTCACGAACAGGCCCTTGCCGCCCACCTTCGACAGCGTCTTGTCGAGAATCTGGTCGCCGCGCGTGGTCATGCCGAGAATGTCGATTTGGCACTGCGGATATAATGCTGCGAGCCGGTCGCGCACATGCGTGGCCTGCCACATGGCCAGCCGGCTTTCGCGCGATGCGATAATCAGTTGCGCGGGAACGTGCTGCGTCGTGTCGTTGGAGTTCAAAACGGTTTCTTTCACTAGCCCATGCTGAGACCACAAATTCTAGCATGGGCCCACCCGCAGGCCATGGCGAACCGCCACCGCGCCGCGCAGGAGCACTTTTGTAATACCGATTTCGTTGTATCTGTAGTTTCAACAATTCAACCATGGTCGATATGGACAATCCTGCTGCACTCAACTCCCAACCGCCCGGCAATGTCGACAAGGACGCGCCGCTGAAAGAAGACATCCGCCTGCTCGGCCGCCTCCTCGGCGACGTGCTGCGCGACCAGGAAGGCGAAGCCGTGTTCGACCTCGTCGAAACGATCCGCCAGACCGCCGTGCGCTTCCGTCGCGAAGACGACCAGGAAGCCGGCTCGGAACTCAAGACACTGCTGTCGACACTGTCGCGCGAAGAGACGAACTCCGTCGTGCGCGCCTTCTCGTACTTCTCGCACCTGGCCAACATCGCGGAAGACCAGCACCACATCCGCCGCCGCCGCGCCCACCTGCTGGCCGGCTCGAAGCCGCAGCCGTCCAGCGTCGCCTACGCCCTCACCCGCCTGAAGGACGCCGGCGTCGCGCAGGATACGGTCGAAGGCTTCCTCCGCGACGCGCTGATCGCGCCCGTGCTGACGGCGCACCCGACCGAAGTGCAGCGCAAATCGACGCTCGACGCCGAGCACGACATCGCGCGCCTGCTGGCCGAGCGTGACCTGCCGCTGACGCCGAAGGAACGCGCGCGCAACCTGCAGCTGCTGCAGGCCCGTATCGCGACGTTGTGGCAGACGCGCATGCTGCGCTACGAAAAACTGACGGTGGCGGACGAAATCGAAAACGCCCTGTCCTACTACCGCACCACGTTCCTGCGCGAACTGCCGGCCGTGTACGACGACGTCGAGGAAGAGATCGCGGCGCAGTACGGCGCGGCGGCCCACGGCCTCGACGACGCGGCGTACATGCAGATGGGCAGCTGGATCGGCGGCGACCGCGACGGCAACCCGAACGTCAACGCCGCGACGATGCAGCGCGCGCTCGTGCGCCATTCCACGACCATCTTCGATTTCTATCTCGACGAAGTGCACGCGCTGGGCGCGGAGCTGTCGCCGTCCACCCTGCTCGTGGCCGCGAGCCCCGCGCTGCTGGCGCTGGCCGACGCCTCGCCCGACCATTCTCCGCACCGCAGCGACGAACCGTACCGCCGCGCGCTGATCGGCGTCTACGCGCGTCTCGCGTCGACGGCGCGCGAGCTGGGCGCCACCAACATCCTGCGCAAGGAAGTGGGCCATGCGGACGCCTACCGCAATGCATCCGAATTCCGCGCCGAGCTGCAGGTGCTCGTCGATTCGCTGAACGAGAACCACGGTGCCATCCTCGCCGTGCCGCGCCTGAACGGCCTCGTACGCGCCGCGCGCATCTTCGGCTTCCACCTCGCCTCGCTCGACATGCGCCAGAGCTCCGACGTGCACGAGAAAGTGCTGGCCGAGCTGTTCGCGCGCGCCGGCGTGGAAAGCGATTACGCCGCGTTGGGCGAAGCCGCCAAGGTAAAACTGCTGCTGGACGAACTGGCGCAGCCGCGCCTGCTGTACACGCCGTACGAAAGCTATTCGGACGTCACGAATTCCGAACTGCAGATCCTGCGCACGGCGCGCGAGATCCGCAAGCGCTACGGCACGCGCGCGATCCGCAACTACATCATCTCGCACACGGAGGAGGTGTCCG includes:
- the ppc gene encoding phosphoenolpyruvate carboxylase; translated protein: MDNPAALNSQPPGNVDKDAPLKEDIRLLGRLLGDVLRDQEGEAVFDLVETIRQTAVRFRREDDQEAGSELKTLLSTLSREETNSVVRAFSYFSHLANIAEDQHHIRRRRAHLLAGSKPQPSSVAYALTRLKDAGVAQDTVEGFLRDALIAPVLTAHPTEVQRKSTLDAEHDIARLLAERDLPLTPKERARNLQLLQARIATLWQTRMLRYEKLTVADEIENALSYYRTTFLRELPAVYDDVEEEIAAQYGAAAHGLDDAAYMQMGSWIGGDRDGNPNVNAATMQRALVRHSTTIFDFYLDEVHALGAELSPSTLLVAASPALLALADASPDHSPHRSDEPYRRALIGVYARLASTARELGATNILRKEVGHADAYRNASEFRAELQVLVDSLNENHGAILAVPRLNGLVRAARIFGFHLASLDMRQSSDVHEKVLAELFARAGVESDYAALGEAAKVKLLLDELAQPRLLYTPYESYSDVTNSELQILRTAREIRKRYGTRAIRNYIISHTEEVSDLLEVLLLQKETGLFRPSEKKSDAMVIPLFETIPDLQRAAEIMNTWMALPIVADVIEHQGRLQEVMLGYSDSNKDGGFLTSNWELYQAELKLVKVFADANVKLRLFHGRGGTVGRGGGPSYDAILAQPPGTVNGQIRLTEQGEIISSKFSNPEIGRRNLELLVAATLEAGLMPHDADRDQIERLSRFEPVMAELSQRAYKAYRDLVYETPGFTDYFFAATPIAEIAELNLGSRPASRKSTRRIEDLRAIPWGFSWGQCRLLLPGWFGFGAAVSGWLAEGNRDERLALLREMGQHWPFFATLLSNMDMVLAKTDLALASRYAELVPDAELRERIFKRISAEYAETLRCLALVTGTDERLVNNPLLARSIQNRFAYLDPLNHLQVELIQRHRSLSAEQKVDERVHRGIHLSINGVAAGLRNTG